Genomic window (Candidatus Nitrosocosmicus franklandus):
GAATTATCTGTTTTCTGCTGTAGCGATATTTGTCGATTCTTCGTATTCCGTTTTTAAGATCATAAATATCAGGGAGTATCCGAAAATAATCGTAATCCATCCGCTGAACCTTGTTTGTATTTTTCGTTACTAGGCCCTTCAAGTGAAATAATTTTTTTTTAGAGACAATTACTCTATGGACCAAATTCAAGATCCAAATAGCCACCATCCTGTTTGTCAGACTATTACTTCTAAAAGGACTGCTAGTTAACTGTGCTACGGGTATTGCAGATTGAATTTTATTGTCATAATCTGTTTCTGAGGAGGAGGAGGAGGAGAAGGAGGATTTTATTTCTTGATTTGGTATAGGTCTGTGACGTTGGAAGTGTGCTTGCATGGTAAATGCATAATGAACATCCCCAGATAGAAAAATGCAATAAGAAGGATTAAAATTATTGGCCAAAAATGCTAAAAAAGTGACAAAGCCCATTTCATTAGCTCTCCAGGTTTCTAAATCCCATTTATAAGAACCAGATATAGATGTCAAAAAGTATTGGACACTTTCGGCAAGTTCGAAACCAAAAACCGGAGTAGGAGAGATCGAGATCAATGGATCAGTCTTCCTATATCCAGATTTTGTGAGTATGTTTTTCATATGATTTAAAGCGCTGCTACTTAACAAGTAAGGTGGCCCTTCCTCATCAACAAATGTTCTTTGTGTACGACAATCAAGAAAAACCGATAAAGGATAAGTTGGAGCTACGAATGTCCAATTTCTAGACATTATGAAATGATAATCCATCTCTTGATCCGATTTGAAGTTTTCAACGGTGTCTTTTGCAGACCCAGATGTTTGTAAAGACGTTGACGATAGATCCTGATATTTTTGTGATATAGACCTGCTAAATTCCCTAGTGAGAGACAGATATTGCTTTATTTTTTGTATAAACTCGTCATCGAAGGATTCTGGATCGTTTCCCCATGCCTGAAATGCCCAATAGGCTAACAGACCATTTGAAATTATTTGTTTACCACAAGTGCTCTGTTCTACATCGTTGCACCATTTTTTATTTATATTCCAGTCATCGGTGATTTCGTGATCATCACAAATCATATATGTAGGAATATTCGCAAAAAGTCTTCTTATCCCAAATAGACTTTGTCGACTTTGTTCTAGTTCTTTCATTTCATTCATATACTTAGTAGCAGGAGGTGAAGAATCAGAATTACCGTTTGTTGAGCCCTGATCAAATCTTTTGGGCCAAAGTAGTTGATTCCATGCAACAAGATACATTGCAGCAAATTCTCCAAAACCAAGCAAGTGATTGTCTCCTACCTCTGTAGAAAATTTGGCATATTTACTAACTATTTCACTCCTGTCTCCTTTAACTAATTCGCCAAGTTTTCTTTCGAGACCAACAATTCCTTCTTCCCAGCCCAAAAGTTTGGTGGAAAGTTCTTTTATAAGATCTATTAAAGGATCTGCAACATCATCCGCATATATTTGATCTCCTATCAAGAATAGTGCACTAGGTCTTTTTGCCAGATCATAAGGAAAATCCTGTATTATTTTATCCCCGATTATAAGACTGTCCTCTTCATCACCATGCAACTTGCGACATGACCCGTACAATACATTAAGAGAAGAGGCGCTCACTGTGTCAGGGATATAAAACATTGGTAACCGTGGATAAGGATAAAATCGTTCATTACTATCATCATGATTAGAATCTTTAGATTTAGACAAAGAACCATCCTTGTTCTTCTTAAGACCGTATACTATACTATTTTCTCCTGACAACAACCCCAAATCCTTCAAAGTAATTGTTTCAACCTGTCCTGTTTCTGTTGAAGAAGAAATCAGTTCCACGTCGTAGGCCAGTAACTCGTCTGTAGGAAATTCTATTGAATTGGTAAAGCTTTGAGAATCCCGATTATCATCATGGCGCTTAATTGGAGACGCTATTATTAAATTTATAAAAAGATTGTCCCCTAGTTGTACAGGAGAATTAACGCCTTCACCTATCAATTGTAAGTTTGGCTGTTGTACATCCGATAAAGTGTCGTTTCTATCATAAGACAGATTTTCATTAAAAGTACTACCACTTCTGCTGTTTCTGCTGTTCCCATTGATAGTCTTTATGATCCTAAATATCTTTATTCTAGCCCGTACATTCTTACTAGTTGAAATCCATATACATATCTTTGATTTATCGACTCTACGAATAATTGGGCCAGCTAGTAATATAGGAATATCAAAATCCGCCACGTCATTAATAGTATGATTAAAGATATTCATACATATTTACCAAAGTTCAAAAAGATTTCTGACTCTATTCTTAAAAACGGTGAGATGAAGAGGGAAATCATAGATTTGGTGGTTGGTTGTATCTAACAACAATAGTACAGTATAAAAGTACGAGGTAGGTCCAGTAAAATAAAGGATATTAAAGAATTTATCTATTAGAAATTTATCGTGTCGGTTCACGGGATACGTTTCATCATGCCTATTTAGTCATCAAGTATTATGTATTATACTAGATATTCTACCCCTTAAAGATCATAGTTGGAGACAAGGAATAGGTAAGACATGCACAACAATATTTCATCGTAGTCCAAGATAACGATGCAATTTCGGCAAGTATCCACGCTCAATTTTTACTGTAACTATTTCTATCTAATTGAACCTGAACAATGTTAAAATAATTCAAAAACCACTATTACTCATGCAATCAAAAAAAAATAATACAAGTGGACCTATTTTTTCAATCCTCACAGTCCTACTCTTATCCATGATAATTGCCCCGAACCTGCCCGGAGTATATGCACAGAATAACACCAATACTAGTAGCAACAATGATCAATTTGTCGCATCCTCAAATAATAATACAGAATCAGACAACTTTGTATCTTCAAATGGAACACTAACTCTTTCAAACAATACAATCGGTCTTCATAATGAAGATGTAGTTTACTTCAATAATACTAATGGGTATCTAGTATATCCAGAAAATACTGCTGCTGAGGAAGGAGGCAATGCATCGGACTCTAAACTACCTGCTGTTGTGATGGTTCATGAATGGTGGGGCCTAAATGACAACATAAAGAACATGGCAGACGAGCTTGCAAAGGAAGGTTATGTAGTTTTAGCAGTTGACTTGTACAATGGCAAGGTTGCTACTTCGCCAGATGAGGCGATGAGCTTGGTTACAAGTGCACGAGAAAATCAAAACGCCTCCAATTCAAATTTGCTTGCAGCGGTGGAGTATCTGAAATCCCTTGATACTGTTGATTCATCAAAGATAGTCAGTATAGGATGGTGCTTTGGTGGAGGCCAAGCTCTTCAGCTTGCACTTAATACCGATCCATCTAGTCCTCTGGCTGCCACAGTGCTTTACTATGGCAATCTAGTAACCGATGAACAACAATTGTCAAAGATAAAGGGACCGGTCCTAGGGATATTTGGTAGTGAAGATCAGTCTATCCCCGTTTCAGAGGTAAAGAAATTCGAAGAGGCATTAAACGCCAACAACATTACAAACGAAATCCACATTTATGAAGGAGTGGGACATGCCTTTGCAAATCCAACTGGAGATAATTTTGCGCCAAATGAGCTAAAAGATGCATGGCAAAAAACTATCAAGTTTTTGGAGACGCATGTAAAAACAAACAATGAGCAGCAATAATCACCAACACACACTTTTTTCTTCGATAAAGTGTCAGATGAGCCATTAACAATGTGTTGTTTTTTTTATTCGAAAATTTGATTAGTTAATTCCTAACCTGAAATGATGTTGCTACAAATATTTTTTATCATCGTTTTAATTTCGATGGGTTTGGCCTCTTCGTTTTACTTTATTCATTTGCCAGATATCAGGGTACAAATGTCAGCTGCTTATGACGACGACATACAGAAGAAACCTATTTTTGGAAAAGTAACGGAAATTAGCAATAATTTTACTGTGGGAGTAAATGGCAGTTTAGTTGTCTCACTTGCATTTATCTATCCAAATTCTACCGATCAAACTACTCATGAGGACGGTGTTCACTATATGTCCGTAGTATGTCCAATTCGCTCTCCTGTAATCATATTACCAGTATCTGATTATACTAGATTTAACGACACAGATTCGTCCATGAATCTGACAAAATTATCTGGAATTGTTTATTGTCAAACAAGCAACATGTCCGATATCAACTCTGAAAAAAGCATAAATGAACAATTGGTTGACGCAAACCTAGCAAGTTTAGATGTCAACGGATGTAATGATACTACTTTCCTTTGGATCAGGGAATTTGACTACTACTACTACTGCTAGTAAAATCACAACATTGAGCAAATATATACAAAAATAAATCTTTGATGGCTCAAATAAAACAAAATAGATAGTATTCTACAGCTCATCCATAACCATATTTAACCATAATTTCTTTTACCTCATCATCAGTTACCTGATCAAATCTGTCATAAAATTGACCAACTGCTGAAAATTCTATTCTAGAATGGAGTATCACAACCTTGTCGGCTATTTCTCTCAGAATATCAATAGTTTTATCATTTGCGGGTGCAACAGGCACAGCTACAATAAGAAATTTACATTTATGGTTCTTTTTTATCCACTTGGCCGAGGCAATTATTGTTGCTCCTGTGGCGATGCCATCATCAACAAGTATCACTATTTTGTTATCAAATTCCTTTTCATAGGAAATGTTCCCTCTAAATAGCATCAATCTCCCATTAATTTCCTTTCTCTGAAAATCAACTTCTTGTTTCAAATAATCTTTGCGTACGTTGAACAAATCGATAAAACCGTTGCTAATAAAATATTCACCATCAGGCATTACCGCTCCAAGAGCAAATTCCGCGTTAAACTCAGAACGAATTTTTCTAGATACGATTACATCGAGTTTACACTTTAATTTTTCAGCAATTTTCTCTGCCAATATAATTCCACCTCTAGGTATTGCAACAACGATAAGGTCATCTGGACCAAATGACAAGGTCTTGTTTTTCCTCAATTCTTCATCAATCTTCTTAGCAAGTTCGGTCCCGGCATGTGCACGATCTTTGAATAATGCAGTCATAGCATTAATACAACATCCTATAAACTCGATATACCATTAGAAATTATTAACTGTTCACTACAATTTGCGAGCTGGAACTAATAAAAATAATACAAGCCTGAGATAGATCTGAATCTAAAATAAATAACTGATGTCAACCTGTAGTCTAGAGATATTTTGTCAGGGTAAATAAGACCGTAGGTATCAAGCACCAGATTCATCAAAAAATACTAATTTCAGTCAAAAACAAAATAAGCATGCACAAGGTTTTTGACATTGAAAATATACTAGCTCAATTAGAGAAGGATAAAAAAAGGGATTCTTCCGTCTATTTTCTGGATTTTCTACATAATGATAGTTTTGAAGCTGGTATTATTAGACTGTCCCCGGTCAAAAGGACACTCAAGGTGTTCATAATGCCGACGAAATATACTACGTTATAGAAGGAGATGGATTCATTAGGATTCATCAGGAGGATCATATGGTCCAGAAAGGTTCTTGTATTTTCGTTCCTTCCAATACAAAACATTATTTTCACGGCAACAATAAGGAACTCGTTGTTTTGTATGTATTTAATGTTTCAAACTGACCCGGGACTACCTGCTGGACTACTATAGTAGTCCAGCATGCCGGATAGATTTCGATTAAATCATGCTGAGAATAATGCATATTTCCTTCATGGTTATTAATGTGGAGACATCATATCTGCGATGCGTGTAACTCTTTTTTCTGGATCATATTTTTTTACAATTTCAGAAAGTTGCATCCTCTCGCCTCCAACTATCTTTATATCGATTTTCATCGATTTGCCACTATTTTCAATATCTATTATATTGTACGTATCTTCAAATACTCCTCTATATCTCCAGGAGCATGCGGTTCCTGCATATGCTATCTTCATTGCCCCAAAATCCCACAACCATGGCCTATGTTTATGACCACATATCACAAGGTCAACGCTGTTTGCTTGACATGTGGTCAAGACGTCTCCTGCATCGGATATTCCTACTACATTTGCATAACCAGTATCGGGAATGGCTATAAGATGATGATGCATTGCCACTATTTTTGTTACGGTTTTCTGATTATCTATCCTCTCGGATGTTGATTTCTTTTCTTTTGGATCTAGGTAATTATTATCATACTTTTTTAAAACTTTGTTTAACCACAGATTTTGTCTGTATCCAACCTCACCTTCATCTCTATCTGCCCTCGCGGTTCCAACAGTAGTAACTATTACGCTGTGTTTAGGGCTTGAAGGATCGTTAAACTTGTAAACTTTGGATCCTAGTACGCTGGCAGTAGGAAAAAATTCTCCAAATAACAAATACCCCGTATGTCTATAATCATGGTTACCTGGAAGAATAATAGTATTTTTGCAAGTAAATTTATTTAATTCACGTCTGGCCTGCTCAAACTGAAAGTATAGGCCATCATCAGTCAGGTCTCCTGAAATAATTAGAATATTGGGTCTTAATTCATCGTTAACTTCTTTGACCAAGATATCAAAGGATTCTTGTTTGAATAATCCTCCAATGTGCAAATCAGATATTTGGACAATTCTCATTTGTTTTTATCGCCTAAGAATTATGAACATTGAATAAAAGTATATCATATTTATCCATCAGGACCTTTTGAACAAAGGTTTTGGTATGGTAACTTTGATAGGATGTCTAAATGCAGAATGTACTAAGACAAATTCACCCTTATTCAATTTACTTATAACGGATTTAGTAACGTCATCAATCATAGAGTATGGACTTGCGCTAAGTTCTGACAAACCAAGTTTAGCAAGAACATGTAGTCCTGTATTTTCATTAATTCCTGCATCGATCTGACTTTTGAACTGTTGAGCTGAAAACAAGATACAACGTCTCGAGTTGCCAGTGATCAAAGTCTTTAACAGTTCCTCTCCAACAGTGGAACGAATGCTACTACTTACAGTGCTGCTGGATAAGCCACTGCTACCACCACTATTGTTGCTGCTACTGCCGCCTCCACCACCACTACTACTAATACTGGCTGCTACCCTCTGAGGCAAAAATCTATTAATTTCATCAAGTAATATGACCACATATTTTGGCTTTCCTCCATGTTTTAGTGTATCATCTAGGATTTTCTCTTCTTGATCCTGTTCATCGTCATTGCTATTTTTTACCCCCCTGTCATATTGAGGGTTAAAGCCACCAATAGAGTACATTTCATCGACTGTTTTCATTACATCTCCTACCACAAATGCCTGTTCTTCGACGGTTGAAAGCATCGCTATATCAATCACTAGCACTTCATTTTTTTTCATCTTCCTAATTTCATTACCCAAGTAGGTACTAGTTACTTTTTTGTCTACAAAGAGTGAGGCTGGCTTCCGAAACCTTTGAATGATACCTTGAAACTTTAATAATGTCGATTTATGTGTTATTACCTCTTCAGGGTAATCATCATATACAGAAAGTTCGGTCCAATTCATATACCGCCTACTATTTTCATCTTGACTCAAATTTTCACCTAAAACAGGCCATGTTTCGTAGATATAGTTTAAGATAGCCGAAATATTATGCCTTGGGTCGACCATAAAGTCAGATGAGAAAAGCAAGTCCAGTCTATCGTAAACGTCTTTTAGTTCATAGGAGTAGGTCACAGAATTGTTTTTGGGAACATACGATGAATTAGGACTACCATTTCTTCCTCGGGGTAAAAAGTATCTTACATTTTGAAAAGGTCCAAGCTCCAAGTCAAGCACATCTAATATTTCTCGATCTGCTGGAAAAATTTCTTTTTCCGTCTTTTTATCAATTGAAAGTAGGTCCTTTTCTTTTGTATTAAACATGATAATCGAAACACCTTCATCTTGTAACTTTTCATGTATAACCTGCAATAGAAACATCAAATATCCAGTTTTCATGTTACCAGATATCCCAGTTGCATTGACATGCGTTGTATCTGGACCAAACAGGTAAGATACGTCCAGATCTATGGGAATTTTAGTATTATCAGACATTGTAATAACACCAGCCGGGATAGGATTTTCCATTTCAGGGATTCCCAATGCCAGACACACCTCCTCTCTGCTAGCAAAACATACAGGTTTTCCTTCTTCAATAGGCATGTTGATAGGAGGAGAAGGTGGTTTTGTCTTTAGTGTAGTGTATTTCAAACCTAAATGTACAATACCATCAGATGACTTTTTTCTATCAGAGGGAAAATTGGATATTACATTAACATTGGCAACTGTAAATCCAGTATCAAAGGATTTTGAGTCACGTACATCCAACTTGAGTATCTCACCATATTGTTTAATAGG
Coding sequences:
- a CDS encoding dienelactone hydrolase family protein, with product MQSKKNNTSGPIFSILTVLLLSMIIAPNLPGVYAQNNTNTSSNNDQFVASSNNNTESDNFVSSNGTLTLSNNTIGLHNEDVVYFNNTNGYLVYPENTAAEEGGNASDSKLPAVVMVHEWWGLNDNIKNMADELAKEGYVVLAVDLYNGKVATSPDEAMSLVTSARENQNASNSNLLAAVEYLKSLDTVDSSKIVSIGWCFGGGQALQLALNTDPSSPLAATVLYYGNLVTDEQQLSKIKGPVLGIFGSEDQSIPVSEVKKFEEALNANNITNEIHIYEGVGHAFANPTGDNFAPNELKDAWQKTIKFLETHVKTNNEQQ
- a CDS encoding phosphoribosyltransferase; the protein is MTALFKDRAHAGTELAKKIDEELRKNKTLSFGPDDLIVVAIPRGGIILAEKIAEKLKCKLDVIVSRKIRSEFNAEFALGAVMPDGEYFISNGFIDLFNVRKDYLKQEVDFQRKEINGRLMLFRGNISYEKEFDNKIVILVDDGIATGATIIASAKWIKKNHKCKFLIVAVPVAPANDKTIDILREIADKVVILHSRIEFSAVGQFYDRFDQVTDDEVKEIMVKYGYG
- a CDS encoding metallophosphoesterase family protein → MRIVQISDLHIGGLFKQESFDILVKEVNDELRPNILIISGDLTDDGLYFQFEQARRELNKFTCKNTIILPGNHDYRHTGYLLFGEFFPTASVLGSKVYKFNDPSSPKHSVIVTTVGTARADRDEGEVGYRQNLWLNKVLKKYDNNYLDPKEKKSTSERIDNQKTVTKIVAMHHHLIAIPDTGYANVVGISDAGDVLTTCQANSVDLVICGHKHRPWLWDFGAMKIAYAGTACSWRYRGVFEDTYNIIDIENSGKSMKIDIKIVGGERMQLSEIVKKYDPEKRVTRIADMMSPH